A window from Urocitellus parryii isolate mUroPar1 chromosome 1, mUroPar1.hap1, whole genome shotgun sequence encodes these proteins:
- the LOC113188100 gene encoding thiamine transporter 2-like has protein sequence MTCCQTSPNHSWLYPIVILCLFGFFFSIMKPSEPFIIVYLTGLDKNMSLSTTNFPLWTYSYLVLLLPMFVLTDYVRYKPVIVLQGISFIVTWLLLLFGQGVKIMQLVEFVYGLVSATEVAYYAYIYSVVSPEHYQKVSGYCRSVTLVAYTAASVLAQLLVSLANVSYFHLNVISLASVSMAFFFSLFLPMPKKSMFFHAKPSKQASQKTPGQNAVPEEALRGDEAAHQEAGSLPRHGEESQASSPKPKHEAWRSCVQWFQDLRECYSSKRLFYWSLWWAFSTAGFNQVLNYVQILWDDKAPSQDFSIYNGAVEALETLGSWLLNPTVLNPEQAKNLRNVSPYQYPLGVG, from the exons ATGACTTGTTGCCAAACTTCACCAAACCATTCTTGGCTTTATCCTATAGTAATTCTCTgcctatttggtttttttttctcaataatgaAACCATCAGAGCCATTTATCATAGTTTATTTAACAGGACTTGACAAAAATATGAGCCTCAGT ACAACTAACTTTCCACTTTGGACCTACTCTTACCTGGTGCTGCTGCTCCCCATGTTTGTCCTCACTGATTACGTCCGCTACAAGCCGGTCATCGTCTTACAGGGGATAAGCTTCATCGTCACCTGGCTGCTGCTCCTGTTTGGCCAAGGAGTGAAGATCATGCAGCTGGTTGAATTTGTCTATGGTCTGGTGTCGGCCACCGAGGTGGCCTACTATGCCTACATCTACAGTGTGGTCAGCCCAGAGCACTACCAGAAGGTGAGCGGCTACTGTCGGAGTGTCACGCTGGTGGCCTACACAGCGGCCTCGGTGCTGGCCCAGCTCCTGGTTTCCCTGGCAAACGTGTCCTACTTCCACCTCAATGTCATCTCCTTGGCCTCTGTCTCCATGGCTTTCTTCTTCTCACTCTTTCTGCCAATGCCCAAGAAGAGCATGTTTTTCCACGCAAAACCCAGCAAACAAGCTTCTCAGAAGACACCAGGACAGAATGCCGTCCCAGAGGAAGCCCTTAGAGGTGATGAAGCAGCCCACCAAGAAGCAGGCAGCCTTCCCAGGCATGGGGAGGAGAGCCAGGCCAGCAGCCCTAAACCCAAACATGAGGCTTGGAGGAGCTGCGTGCAGTGGTTCCAGGATCTGCGGGAGTGCTACTCCTCAAAGCGTCTTTTCTACTGGTCCCTGTGGTGGGCTTTTTCCACAGCGGGTTTTAACCAGGTTTTGAACTATGTGCAGATCCTGTGGGATGACAAGGCCCCATCCCAAGATTTTTCAATCTATAATGGAGCAGTAGAAGCCCTTGAAACCTTGGGGAGTTG GCTCCTAAATCCCACTGTCCTCAACCCTGAGCAAGCAAAAAACTTGAGGAATGTGTCCCCTTATCAGTATCCCCTGGGAGTGGGCTGA